The Zea mays cultivar B73 chromosome 7, Zm-B73-REFERENCE-NAM-5.0, whole genome shotgun sequence DNA segment GTAACTAGTTGCAGTTAGTAATGCAGCAAATATGCTAATGCAATCTAGCAATAGCTACTCTCCCGTCGCTCAAAAATCATCATCAAACTCTCCTGGGATATTGGGCGCCTCCCCTTCTTCACCATCATTGCCAGCATTAGATTCATCTTCACAATCTGTGATTTCTGCATCATCatgtggaacatcttcttcatcttcatcttcCTCTTCAGTCTCTGACATATTTTGTGCAGCAACAGAATTTCTTCTTGAATACACATTATGGGCTCTTCTTGGTAAGTTTCGGCCACGAAGTGTTTGTGATGCTCCAATGGCGTTATCCACAAGGTCCCATGTAAGGTCACACTCACACCCACGCCCACCTTCAGGGACTATATGCAAAGAATCAGCCCACTCATTGTCCCAGTTGAAGTCCTCATGAACCAATGGATCAAAGTTTTTCCCCTTCTCCTGGCGTAGTTTTTGGAACCTAGCTTTCATCTTTCGGTTGTAGGAAATGAAGACAATAGAATTCAACCTCTTATGCAACAATCAGTTTCTTTTCTTTGTATGGATCTACAaaataagaaaagagaaaacacctGGTCATTTAATCCTGAAATATTAGTTACAGAAGTAGCCAAGTAGGTGGATGAGGACTTGAGGAGGCACACATAATAACTTACAAATTCAAAGGTACTCCAATTGTGTTCACAACCTGATGAACAAAGACTCACCAAACGTCTAGCAAATCTCTGTAACTCAATAGCACGGCCACCATACAAACGCCACCACTCAACTGCAATAACAACACAACAATTTAGCAAGCTACTAGCAACAACTAGTAAGTAGTAAACTAGTAATAGCCACAAACACTTACGTGGGGTCATAGTTTGTAGGTTATCTTTGGCCATATTATTTGAAAAAGCTGGTCCTCTAAGAAACTCGTAATCCATTGATTGATAATTGATCTTGTCTCTAGTTTCCTCATCATCTACCGTTCTTGCAAGCACATCAAGAAAGCAACCTCTTAGCTGACCGACAATAGCATCATCATCATTTCTTATGAGAGGATGCAACTTTCCTGGGTTCAAATACATTGCAGCCCCATACAATGGGTGATCCATTTGTTTCTCCCAACGCCGTTCAAttatagttatgattttcttgagTAAACTCTTCTTGCTTTGGACAACAAAGCTTTGATTGATCTTTTCCTTTGCACATTTCATCAATGCTTGGACCTCTAGCATAGCTGGCCAAAGCTAGCGCACAGGGGGATCGAGCGCCAAAATCCAGCGCCAATTTGGACCGGGGAACTAAGCCCAACAAACCCTAGGTTAGGCGTCGCCCAGACGCCTACTGCGCCTAGGCGGACGCCATGCTCAAGTTTACCTGGGCGGCGCGGACGCCTAGCAAAACCTGTCGCCTGGACACCTAGGCGACACCTTTTAAACAATGCTATCAGTACTACTAGGGCGAAAGCCTGAACCAATATAAACTCTATGTCCGAATCCTCAGattcaccattcggagtgagtccgcGCTAGCCTCCCCTCCCGAACACAAATTGTATTGTCCCTTGGTTTCTGGAACCACGACCAATATGTTATAGAACTTTGTGATCATATCTTCTTGCAACCCCCTATGCACCAGGACCTGATCTCTTTGTTTTTTATTTACTAATTAGTGGTTAAGAAGAAACAAATTTAATAATATCTCACACCCGTAGACCttgaccaccaccaccaccacttccACCCACCCACCCTTGACCCTAGGCAATATGCTCAAGTGTGTAGTTGCATTTTCCTTAAGAAATAGTAAGCACAATACCCATTACCTTCACAATGTGTTTTTTGAATCACGTATATCAATATGATCCTGTTTCTTTGATGTAATTTAATTCTGATTTAGCTTAAATTGGACAAATACCTACCACGAGCAAGGGCCAAGGGGTACTTTGCAAAGCATACCATGGGTATGGGAATTCAAAGCTATTATAAACCTTTTTTTAGATAATGCTAGTTATTTGAGAGAATTCTGGTCATCATCACATCTGAGCTCATGGAAATTTAGTTTGTCTCACTGCCGGTTCATTTGTAAATTTGTAGTTACTGTTCTTTAGATTTATGCAGAGGCTAAATGTAAACACAAACTTAATTGATATTTATAGGATGGTGAACAGCTGTATGGGATCTGTGAAGCAATTGATGAAGAAAAGGATCCAGAGTGCTTGATGCTTTCTTTTCATGTAGTGGAAGTTGTCATGAAGCTGTTTCCAGATCCATCTGGTTTGGCAGCACAGTTTGCAGGGGACGTTTTTGAGATTCTGAGCAAGTATTTTCCTGTCTACTTCACACACGTATGCTAATTGACCAGTTTGATTGTcaatccgttttctttgctctatTGTTCTGTTACTCAGTAGGTCTTGATCTTTCTTTCTCCAAAATGGGATCGTGATTATGTCTGTCATTTATGTATGCAGGGAGTGGGTAATGGTTTGGACACTACACGGGAAGACCTCTCTAGAGCATTGATGGTATGAATGTGCTATTTCACTTGATTTATTTATGCTTTCAAGTTTCGATTTCCTTTTTTATGATTCCAACTAAAGATATGCTTAACATTACTGAACTCTCTGTAATGGAGGAGTTGTAATTTTCTGTTACTAGATACTTGCCATGTTTGTTGGTGAGGAAGGCTTGCTGTTAGTGCATCTTCTTGGCTAACAGTATGTTTGAATACTTGCAGCACGCTTTTTGTTCAACCCAATATTTTGAGCCTTTTGTCATCCCTTTGCTTCTTGACAAACTTTCTTCCTCTCTTCCATTGGCAAAGGTAAGCAGCTCCACTTTCTGCATTGCTCTACTATAGTGAATGCCCTCAGTAATCTCGTAGTGCTGATCTTTTATTGTCAGATTGATTCCTTAAAATATTTGGACAAATGCATTCGCTTCTATGGAGCTGATAGAATGGTTAGACATGCATCAGCTGTTTGGTACAAGTTGAAAGAAGTGATTTTTAACCTTTCTTCAGATCAATTATTAATATCAGAGGCTCTGAATTGTTTGAAGACTGCTATTATGTATACTGATTCTTCTGATAAAGATCTTTTCATTAATTTGATCTTGTTGGATGAGGATATTGTGAACAAGATCCACTCTGTATCAAGCGTGGAAAAGACCATATTGAGTTCATTAGAGGACCTGGCCCAACTGCATGCACTTGGAAGTGTTATTTCTATCCTTGCTGAATCGTCTACATATTTCTGTACTAGAGTTCTTCAAGAGCACTTTGCACACTTGGTAGATATTGTGGGAACCAAAGCTGACTATGAATCCTGGCAGTTGAATAATTGTAATGGATCATCTTCTGCTCCTGTCAACTATGGAGCACTCTATTTATCTGTTCAATTGCTTTCATCCTGTAGAGAAGTGGCTTTGGTATCTTATGAAGATTTTTCTTCTGTTAAATTAGCAAAGGGTTCCTGGTGGCTTATCTTGCAGAAAAAGCTGGAGCAGTTAATCCATCTCCTTCGATCCATTTTTGCTATAGCTTCTCAATCTATGCAGCCAAATTTCAGACAAGAATATGTCTCTTGTGCTGGTAAGTTAACATCTTATGGACCTGATTGGTGTCGTCACATTTGTCTACACTACATTTATGCGCATGTGTGATCCCTTCATATAACTCCATGTTGCCAAAGTTACAAATTCACAAATACTAAATGCACATGGTGTCAACTCTTTTCCACTTTACCTATTTTGTGTTAGTGTCTGTATTTATTGCATTCTGAATTAAGTTATACATTCTAATTTATGGTTATAAATGGTTTGCAGTGAAGGGCTTGCTAACACTAGCAACATTCCCGGAACAATGCTCGCCTCTGCCAGCAAATGCTTATGAGGATATTCTGCTTATGTTCACGTCAATAATTATAAATAAGTTTGAAAATTTAGATCTGTGGAGATTGTCATTGAAAGCATTGGCTAGCATTGGTTCATCTATTGCCAAGTTCCATGCTTCTGAAAGGGAAGTAGTTTACTACAGAACGGTTGTTGACAAGATTGTTTCTTTGGCTGAATCTTATGATACTTCAATGCCTCTCGGTCTAAGACTTGAAGCAAGTTATGAAGTTGGAACTGCTGGGTTGAACTATATGTTAAGAGTTGCGAAATCACTTGAAGTCGCTGTTGTCACCAATATTTCTGAATCTGAGGTCTGCTCGCCATGTTGGCTTCTTGTTTTGTGCAACTTTTCATTCTTTATAAGCAACTGAACATACTTTTTATTGATGATGCAGGCTAATGGAAGAATGGAATGTGCTGACCATGTGGCCCATTTATTTGAGTGTTACTCTAACCGGGTCCTTCCATGGTATGACAACTTTGGTTTTTAGTATGTAATTCCGTGTCAAGAGAAGTTTACAGTCTAAAAACCTCTGCCTAGGATTGTGCAAACTTAATTGTTAAAATATGTTCTGGAAACTTGACCATTGAATAGCTATGGCTATCATGTTCTGTGGTAGACTTCTCAAACATGGACTAGTCGAACTAATTGCTATTCTTTTTGCCGTAATATATTTTGGTAAAGGCTAGTTTGACAACTCCATTTTTCCAAGGGATTCCCATTTTTCCtagggaaatgaactaatttcccttaggGCCCGTTTGTTTCCCTTGATTTTAAGGAATTGGAATCTAACTAATGGAGTAGtctattttttagaatgtgacattctatAACTTTCCAACATttatatataagcctatctcaaattcatggagtgagatatggaaattgattctatagatttacatgctacttttctaatgtacaacttatagcaaaCTCTTCTACTTGTTTTTTTATAGTATAAATGTAgtttataactatctctctcatatgatttaggataatatacaaataaatTACATATACAAATATAATAACTTAATTAGTTTGtgtctaaattattattattggaatggaattcaattccaaccaaacaaacggggccttaggaAAATGGAAATCCCTTAGGAAAATggggttgccaaactagccctaagtaaTCCATTCTCCCTGAGTAATATCCCCTTTATTGCAGGTTATTAGCTTCTGGTGGTGTCAATGAACTTGCATTGAGCTTTGCACTGCATCTATTGGATGAGACTGAGGATTTGACTGTGTTAGATAGAATCAGCTCACAGGTGAAGCTCTATTAAATCGAACATTTCTGTTAACCCAGTTATTAAGAGTACCTTGTGCTTATGGTGATACATCTTGCATGTAATGATGGCACACTAAATATTTCTTTTTCAGGGCCTCCTTGACTCACTAATGACTGGGATGAAGCTTTTAGTTGGAGTATGTACAGAGGAGCAACAATCACTTATTGTTCAGAAAGCACATAGCACAATATCTTCAATGCTCTCACTCCCAATGGAATTGATGACAGACCGTCTTTTGCCTGTAGATGAGTTAGTTCCTTTACATTCTGTTTCAGAAACAGCTCTCATCAGCATGTTTTCGTCGATTATAATAGGCCTTCGGCCTCAAACACCTGTACCAGATATGATGGTGATGATTAAACTCTTTACTGTCTTCCTACTAAATGGGAAAATGCCAGCTGCTTATGCATTAGCTTCTATTTTCAATAAATATCTACATAATCCAGAGTTTTCTCATGAGAATCAGATGGATAAAATACTTGATGATATTCTTGAGAGGTGTTTCTCAACTGTATTAGCCAACAGCTGCTCAAAGACATCTCAATCTTGTGCTGGCACTTCAGATGTTAATTTCTCAGATGTTTCGTCTAGAAACAAGCTTTCTAAGATTAATATCTTGTCTAGCTTGGCTTGGATTGGCAAAGGATTACTTATGAGAGGAGACGAGAAAGTGAAGGACATTTCAATGTTTCTTCTTAAGATCCTATTCTCAGATGAGATTTTGTCTACAGTTCCATCCCACCAGGAAGAACCTTATGGCGGTGATTCATCAGATACTTCTCTTGCAATATCTGCAGCTAGTGCATTCCATGTGATGATGAGTGATTCAGAAATGTGTCTAAATAAAAAATTTCATGCAAGAATAAAACCATTATACAAGCAGCGTTTCTTCTCAATAATGATGCCGATCTTCCTCtccaaaattaaagaaacaactgTGGTCACGACAAAGTAAGTATCAGTGTTCCTGTTATTTTATTCATTTATATATTTTACTGATTACTGCTTGCTTTTGCAGTCACACAATTCTCACAAGTTATTCTGCTCCAGTGCATCATTGCTGTTCCCCGTTATATTATGCTTTTCTCCTTAGTGGTATTCTTTTTTTAAGTTTGAGGACATATTGAAATCTCTTCTGTTCTGGAATGCTGATGAGGGGCTTACATGCATTTATTAGCGATTTGATCTGTTTATAAAATGCCAAGTGACATCTGTATCTCTTGCATTAGACGTGTTACGGCCGTAGATCTGGATGGCCCTAATCCAACCAGCCTGGCATCAGCCAGCCGATAGGCAGCAGTGGGAGCACAACTGATAGAAGGGGCTGTCCCTACACTAATAGATCAAAATATTCTTCTTGCCTGATTAGATTGGTATATCTCTTCTCCTTAAACCGAGAGGCTTACTTTGTTTGACCAAGAAAACTGTAGGGGAAGCCCCTGAGAGGCTTACTTGACCCCTAACCCTAAGCAAGAGACCCTTATCGCTAATTAACCGTAACCCTAATGGGCCACATTTTACTGAAGCTGGCCCAGTAGGCCCACCGACTGCCCATTTCACATGTTAGTGAAAGAAGTGGCACTGACATCATCTCTGATACTCATACGCTAATTTAACAAAAAAAAGTGCCGACAACCTAAAACGAACTGAATTGCCATGGATTTAGAAGTGGCGCAATTCATTGTGCCATTCATATTTTGGGAAAGCATTCAATCGAGAAAACCACATAACACCATCTTCCTTGCACAATGTAAAAAGGAAGTGATTTTCCTTGCACGTAGCATCATTATTAGATGATATGGTAGAACAATTGGTTGCTATTGCATCTTGATGGCTATTTTATACGTTTTATTTACTAATTTAAGAACTGCTTGTGTATTGTTAGCTTGCCCAATTATAATCTCTTAAAATGATAGAATCCTTATCAATTGCAGATTGGCACTATACCGAGCTTTTGGGCATATCATTTCCAATGCTCCAGTACCAGCAGTTATAACTGAAGCACACCAGGTTACAGCTCTTTTGATTATGATATACATATGTCCATGTAATATTAGCATTCACAGTCAAATTAACTTATTATTCCCCATCTTGCAGATTTTACTCGTGATGGTTGATAGCTTAGCTAAATTAAGTATGGATGTTGGGGATAAGGATCTGGTGTACAGTTTGTTACTTGTCTTCTCTGGAATGTTGATGGATGAAAAAGGTTGGACCATTTTTATTGTTTTGTTCTTACATTCTCACCAACTTTTAGTTTGTAGGTAATAGGTTGTGGCCTCCAGATGGATAAATTACTTTTGTGCTCTTTGATATTGTCCTTCAAGACATTGATCTAATGCAATGCATTTGATCTTGTCATTAACTTCTTTTTTTTTTTGCTAACCAGGCAAAGAGTGCATTCTGGACAACATCCAAATCACAATCAGCGTTCTTACTGAACTTGTTTCCTATCCTCACATGATGGTGACCCTACTGCTATTTTTATTAATCCATCCATACTAACTGTACCTCTGTTACATGTGCGAGTTAGTATGTCAGTTTAACAACCTTTTCCCCTTAGGTTGTGCGGGAGACAGCATTACAATGTTTAGTAGCCTTTTCGACGTTTCCTCACTCAAAGATTTATCCTGTGCGGCGAAAGGTTAGTTTTCTATGCGCTACTAGGGATTCAGGGTATCCTTCCTAGCGTGGCTGACCGCTGTTACATTTTCGCATCAGTAACCAATCTGCCCTTACTAAAAAGAACTCACCAGACTGACCGTTCATCCAGGTTGTGCAGGCAGCAGTCAGGGCTCTCGACGATAAGAAACGGGCTGTTCGTCGAGTGGCTGTCCGATGCCGGCACACATGGTGCGTACATTTTATAATTTTCGAATCAGCTGCACGTTTGTAGTTTTTGAAGTAAACAGCTTTCCCCTTGCCTTAATGAGCATCCCTCCAACATATGCAGGCAGTCCTTCACTTAAGGGGAGTCTCTTTCGGTGGTGTCAGGTAGTCGGGGGAGGCAAGCACAAAAAACTGGTCTTACTGGGCGATCCTGTTGGGAGTCGATGAGTGTACATGGTCGGTTTGCATGCTCCACTGTTGTGGTTGTTTCAACTTGAGGTTTGAGCATTTCATAGGCTATTCACCTTTCTGTGCGGACAGGATCTAGAGCTGTCATTGTAAGGTGAGAGATACTGGGAGCGGGGTCTGCTGACGAGTTTATGTTCGAGACCTGGTCTTTGGATCAgctgctgccaagttccagatgtTCGAAGTTCTCCGAAGAGCCATGGGGCCATGGGGAGGAATGTCCCTGGAAATTGGCCCTCAGTCTGGGTTGCCAGCTCTTGTGCCCTTTTCTTTTCCTTGATCCTGGACATTGCCTTGTGTGTCTGATACAGATCAGAAAACTGATGCAGGATCGCTTGGGAGTTGGGAATGTAACCTAAAGTCCCAGTATTCTTGGCCTCCCGATGTTGGAGAATTCAAGCATGCTGGCATGCGTGCGTTTGTGCCAACAGTTTTTAGTTTGCTTTCATGTTTCAACCAGGCTCTGCCGCTCAGAACGTGTCGAGTATACTTTCCAGTTGGCCAGATCGTGTCAGGTTGTGCAGTACGTAGAAATTTGTCATCCCATACAGATTTGTGGCCTTCCTGGACTGCGCAGTACTGCTACGCTGGAAAACGCTGCGATAGCCGTGCCCCGCGGAATCCACATCTCTCGGTCGATTGTGTAATGCGAAGTATGCAACAGAGTTAGGTGGCATTTCTTCATGACAATTATTCTCGCCTCTTGTGTCGAAGAGTGGgtttgaaaaagaaaagaatagaGATAGATGGTGTTTGGTCGCGCTGACCTCGACAAGCCCATAGCGCGTGAGCAGGGATGGAAACGAGCCGGGCTCGGTGCCTGAGGGCTCGACATTGGCTCGTGAGAGTCATATTCTGATACTTATTGTTGTATTATTTAGTAAATTAATATTATATAAATTTGAAATATAGAATCATCTTTTAACATTATGAGTAATTTAAATTATAAATTGTAATATATTCGTTATCAAAGACTAAAAAATAAGCTAGTATCTATAAAGTTATctaatatttattattattttataaatTGATCAATTTTGTAAGGCTCGCTACAGAAAATTTTGTAAGGCTCGCTACAGaaacgagctggctcggctcgcgAGTCGCTCCAAGTTTGAGCTGGCTTGCGAGGCTTGAGCTTATATTCCAGCCCTACCCGTGAGCACGAGGCAGCCTGAAGCCCAGAACGTGTAAAGCATCAGGGTTGGACCAGACTGAGACAGACAATGACAGCTTCTGTGCAGTTTGCAGAGGGAAATTCGGAAAACGAACTGGATGTAATCATTTATTATTGTGCCATTATACGGTCCTTCACTTGATCACTTATGTACTGATTTTTTTTTTCAGAGAACTTCAGAATGCATAAATTTCGTAGAATTTTTTTCAGAGAACTTCAGTCTGACGGTGGTAGTCGGAGAAACGGAGTATTTTGGGTTCCGCAGTTCGGACGGTGTATAGGGCAGGCGGTAGGTGGCCCGTTTTATACGGTTCTCCAGTGGTTCACAATTCTATTCTTGGCAGACAACAGCCCACATGTTGTTTTCAGCTTTCAGCTGATACAACGTGGTGGGCAGGCAAATGAGGATCATAAAGCAGACGGCTCTCCATACTCCCATGCAAGGTTCATTTGTTCGCGATCCAACTACGTATCAAGACTCTGACCGAACCGAGTCAAGCCGAATAAGACCATACTAGTAGAAAGGCAACGCGGGTAGCTATATACAACTCTATTCTTGGAACTGGAATTCTGGGTACCGGAGCTTAACCACGGGAGCATTCAGGCACCGACTCGTAGATAGACAGGATGAGAGCAGAGCGCCTAGTCGGCTGCCCTGAAGAGGGTCATCAGGGACAGGAAGAGGTTGATAACGTCCAGGTACAGTGAGACTGCGGCCCAGACGTACTGGTCGTACGTGTAGCGCTTGATGATGTTGTTTGTGTCGTAGACGATGTACCCGCTGAAGATGAGCGACGccagcccgccgtagatcatctgGGAGAGCTTGCCCAGTGGGAACAGGATCTGCATTTGGCAGCAACAAGGGTCACCCCCCCATCAGCATCGATTGAAAAAAATTATATATATGTAAATACTATCACATCACATATAGAACACAGTGATGCTTCAGAGATAGATCTCTCGCCTGGATGAGTGCGAACACAAGCAGCACTATGATGGCGGCGAACAGGAAAGGACCCAGGAAGCTGAAGTCTTTGCCCCTATTCACGGCCCAGAAAGTGTATGCGGTAAGGCTGAGCACGACCACTGTTGTCAGAATTGCAGACTCCAGAATGACCTTGCCTGTTCACACACCAGAATATATTAGCAATCGCTAGACCTTATATTATTATAGTATTCAACTAGAACTAAAAGCAGCGTAAAGACAGAGTTAAAAAGAGTGATTATGAATGCCAGCTACAAGGCTTAGATTTTAtcccgacacatgtttttgtataTATCTAATAAATGGACAAAAGGCAACCAGGAAATAGCTGAACTGCGATATATTGCAAGTATTTCCTAAATTGTTAAGTACTCCAGAAGAGATAAAATTTTATTTCAATTTTCAGGCATCATTGTGAAGTTGTACAATACAAAGTATCTTCATGTAGTCTGGACATCCAATAAAAAATATGTGTGTTAAATCTAGAAATTAAAAAGAGAGTGTGCATAATTCAGTGTCCTAATTATTGGTAAAAAAGATACAGatgcaaaagaggaagaaaaaaaaATCAACTACCACATCATGCACCAGCTGTTGTCAGCGCACATGCCAGTGACAGACAGATCATAAAGGTCCCAAAAACAAAGATGGGTTCACAAAGACAGTTTATAATGACTTGGCATCAACTAAATCAAATACCAAATGATCTCAACCCAGCTGGGGATGACCAAAAAGTAAGAGTAGCTTTTATATGAAGCATCTCTCTTAGTGCACAGCCTATAACAATATAATATTCTGTAAAAAAATCCAAGtattctttttctcgaaagcgcaaaATCCAAGTATTCTGTTACTGATTTCCAACTGAGCCCCTAACCAAAACAGTAATCTCAAAAATTGTGGCTAAGAAGCAGTTATTATCATGGACAAATACCTGCCAGATTCATATCTCCGTTAATATCAGAGCCATGCAACACTTGTTCCAACCAATACTTTAAGGTAGTTCAAAAGAACACAACCCAACAAAAGATCAACATCACAATGAAGGAAgtcgaatgtaattttgcattgcCAAATATGTTTGCATTGGATATGTGACATGCATAAAAGCAAGGGGCTCAGATAAGCATAACATAAAGCCACCAAACCTACAACTTGGCTCTACACAAAGAGTAGGCAAATGCATCCCTTGGCATCCAACCAAGACAAGTTCCTGCAAATTCCTCAGCAATCACACAAAAACTCCTCGAAAAACTAGCATGGTCCTTCAGAAACAGTATATATGCTGATAAGTGATGTTGCTAATTCAAATACTTGTGAAGGAAAAGATATTGCTATTTTTACAGAGAAAGGCACACAAAGGAGTTATTATTAGCATGGAGAAATATATTGAACCTACCACTACATGTAACTACGTACCTTGCAAAAAGGAAGAAAATAGAGCCAGAAAAGATAGTGAATAACTTATCAAGTGGCATGTTTCGACCAATATTTTATTAAACCCAATGAATAACGATTCGCTGTTTGCAAGTTCTTAAGCCACAATCCAGTCAAAGGTCAACATCGCAATAAGGAAAAGGACAGGCAAGAGGTGTTTGTATTATAAATGACCAATTCCACAAGATGGTGATATTCCAATTGCTTCTGACTCAGACAAGCATATCATAAAGCCACTAACAACTACAACTTGGTCGTACAGATAGACTAGCCAAATGCGCACATGGGTTGCCATCACATGCTACTTGAGTTTTCTCTATAATCTttaccacccccccccccccccccccaaaaaaaaaaaaCTCTCCCCAAAAGCATCCTGCTATGGCATACTACACGCCAGTTGCATTGCACAACCCAAAAGTGAATTCCACATTGCCAGAACAATCTGCGCCTGACGTGATATTGCTAATTTAGGCAAGCCAGTGAATAAAGCAATTGAGACAAGCATAACACATAACCATCAAACACCTACAAATTTGGCTGTGCACATCACATAGGCTGCCAGGGCAAGTTCCCAGAAATTTCTGTGTAACCATGGCATGGCATTTTAAACTGATGCTGCCGATTTAGACAAGCAGGCACACAAAGCAGCCATGGGAGATGGTAGCCAAAACAACTGAACAATGAAGCCACAAAGACAAAGATGGTTACCACTGGTGAAGGCACATGTCATGCCCACAGCAAAGCTGATGGCAACGGTGAAGAGGCCGAGCAGGATCAGGTTGACTGGGTGCTTCTCGTGGTAGAAGTACAGCGGGCACAGCACTGCACACCGAAGAAAATTGAACGGCCATGTTCAGCCTTGAATCATCAATCCAAGTAATTAGACACCCAGTTCAATCCAAATAACACGCAATTAggacaggtgggggtggggggaaGGGCCCTTCTGCTAAACACAAAAAAAAAACACGGTTGACAACCCACCCACCGAAAAACACTCTTGCCACAACGCCACGGTACCTAAACGTGCACGGATGAGATCACGCAAGGCTCCTCCAGTTTCACATTGACAGAGGCCCTCCAAACTTTACCTAATCGGCCAACAACACCTCGCAGAATTTCGCTGCCAGGACTAGCAGGCTTCGCAGTATTAGGACACGGGCATCAGAATCTGATTCTAACTGCAACCTTGAAGCAATGCACAGAATATATTCGACAGAATTACAGAAATACCGTCTCGATTCTCCAACCCCAACTGCCTCCCCGTGCACCCGATCGGAAAAAGAGAACCCCCAAAAAAATAATTCAGGAGTTACCAGTTGATCGAACTCTAACCACACCGAATGCTGCGATTCAAATATCGCAACCGCAATCCACATCCAAATTGTTAACAGCGATCGACAAGCACCCGGCAGTCGGCATTTTGCGGAAGAGAAGCGAAGTGTTCGCATGAACACCCTTCGTTCGAACCCCTACTCTAGTGCTTCCCCCCACCGATCCGAACGAGAGAGAGAGAATCCTCGGAGTAACAACTAAAGCCAGAGAGGGAGATGGATGGTTGAGGGCGGCTGCGGACTCACCGataaaggggaggatgatgaggaagatGTAGAGGCCGAGGCCGGCGCTGGTGGTGGTGAAGAAGTGCGGGATGGCGCGGACCTTGACGACGACTGCGGCGACGACGGCGGTGAGGagcagctggagggagagaaTGACGTAGATCTTGCGGATGAGCGCCCAGCGCAGCTCGGGGCTCTCCTGCATCCCCGGGTAGAGCTGGCGCGCGCCGCCCGTGGCGGCGGCGCCCGATGTCCCCGCCTCGAC contains these protein-coding regions:
- the LOC100217039 gene encoding MMS19 nucleotide excision repair protein homolog, which translates into the protein MVMVPPGEWVPHVEAYVDVSRPAVQHSASVDALAALVNKDKLTLFDLVSKMDLYLTTTDHIVRSRGILLLGETLSRISFKYLDVITITTLSDFFISRLSDWQAIRGALVGCLALLHRKHGVGCIVIADVKRLVESFLQNVPVQSLAAADRKLCFEILSCILDRYPEAVKQMDGEQLYGICEAIDEEKDPECLMLSFHVVEVVMKLFPDPSGLAAQFAGDVFEILSKYFPVYFTHGVGNGLDTTREDLSRALMHAFCSTQYFEPFVIPLLLDKLSSSLPLAKIDSLKYLDKCIRFYGADRMVRHASAVWYKLKEVIFNLSSDQLLISEALNCLKTAIMYTDSSDKDLFINLILLDEDIVNKIHSVSSVEKTILSSLEDLAQLHALGSVISILAESSTYFCTRVLQEHFAHLVDIVGTKADYESWQLNNCNGSSSAPVNYGALYLSVQLLSSCREVALVSYEDFSSVKLAKGSWWLILQKKLEQLIHLLRSIFAIASQSMQPNFRQEYVSCAVKGLLTLATFPEQCSPLPANAYEDILLMFTSIIINKFENLDLWRLSLKALASIGSSIAKFHASEREVVYYRTVVDKIVSLAESYDTSMPLGLRLEASYEVGTAGLNYMLRVAKSLEVAVVTNISESEANGRMECADHVAHLFECYSNRVLPWLLASGGVNELALSFALHLLDETEDLTVLDRISSQGLLDSLMTGMKLLVGVCTEEQQSLIVQKAHSTISSMLSLPMELMTDRLLPVDELVPLHSVSETALISMFSSIIIGLRPQTPVPDMMVMIKLFTVFLLNGKMPAAYALASIFNKYLHNPEFSHENQMDKILDDILERCFSTVLANSCSKTSQSCAGTSDVNFSDVSSRNKLSKINILSSLAWIGKGLLMRGDEKVKDISMFLLKILFSDEILSTVPSHQEEPYGGDSSDTSLAISAASAFHVMMSDSEMCLNKKFHARIKPLYKQRFFSIMMPIFLSKIKETTVVTTKLALYRAFGHIISNAPVPAVITEAHQILLVMVDSLAKLSMDVGDKDLVYSLLLVFSGMLMDEKGKECILDNIQITISVLTELVSYPHMMVVRETALQCLVAFSTFPHSKIYPVRRKVVQAAVRALDDKKRAVRRVAVRCRHTWQSFT
- the LOC100217039 gene encoding MMS19 nucleotide excision repair protein homolog isoform X1, with translation MDGEQLYGICEAIDEEKDPECLMLSFHVVEVVMKLFPDPSGLAAQFAGDVFEILSKYFPVYFTHGVGNGLDTTREDLSRALMHAFCSTQYFEPFVIPLLLDKLSSSLPLAKIDSLKYLDKCIRFYGADRMVRHASAVWYKLKEVIFNLSSDQLLISEALNCLKTAIMYTDSSDKDLFINLILLDEDIVNKIHSVSSVEKTILSSLEDLAQLHALGSVISILAESSTYFCTRVLQEHFAHLVDIVGTKADYESWQLNNCNGSSSAPVNYGALYLSVQLLSSCREVALVSYEDFSSVKLAKGSWWLILQKKLEQLIHLLRSIFAIASQSMQPNFRQEYVSCAVKGLLTLATFPEQCSPLPANAYEDILLMFTSIIINKFENLDLWRLSLKALASIGSSIAKFHASEREVVYYRTVVDKIVSLAESYDTSMPLGLRLEASYEVGTAGLNYMLRVAKSLEVAVVTNISESEANGRMECADHVAHLFECYSNRVLPWLLASGGVNELALSFALHLLDETEDLTVLDRISSQGLLDSLMTGMKLLVGVCTEEQQSLIVQKAHSTISSMLSLPMELMTDRLLPVDELVPLHSVSETALISMFSSIIIGLRPQTPVPDMMVMIKLFTVFLLNGKMPAAYALASIFNKYLHNPEFSHENQMDKILDDILERCFSTVLANSCSKTSQSCAGTSDVNFSDVSSRNKLSKINILSSLAWIGKGLLMRGDEKVKDISMFLLKILFSDEILSTVPSHQEEPYGGDSSDTSLAISAASAFHVMMSDSEMCLNKKFHARIKPLYKQRFFSIMMPIFLSKIKETTVVTTKLALYRAFGHIISNAPVPAVITEAHQILLVMVDSLAKLSMDVGDKDLVYSLLLVFSGMLMDEKGKECILDNIQITISVLTELVSYPHMMVVRETALQCLVAFSTFPHSKIYPVRRKVVQAAVRALDDKKRAVRRVAVRCRHTWQSFT